A single region of the Candidatus Hydrogenedentota bacterium genome encodes:
- a CDS encoding cyclomaltodextrinase C-terminal domain-containing protein, which translates to MTTPPAEEERIMRRRVTATLERILPRLQAQFESQIDPDAWAGYEDRLRRNFDRLFRSLHYLYGREYDFFYHVEAILAAATRYWIERAPQLKALDALREHDPHWYQSHRVVGAMCYVDLFAEDLKGLIRRIPYLADLGITYLHLMPVFKTPVGDNDGGYAVSSYREVSPDLGTMDDIEHLASELRQRGISLVLDFVFNHTSDEHQWAKRALAGDEDYQAYYRMYPDRTMPDAYEKSIATVFPDEFPGCFSYRNPIRKWVWTSFYNFQWDLNYENPEVFRGMMEEMLFLANRGVEALRLDAIAFTWKEIGTGCQNLEGAHRLVQAFNALKDIAAPAMVFKSEAIVHPDEVRKYISLDKCELSYNPQLMALLWEALATQDCRILRRAMRHRFQIDDGCAWVNYVRCHDDIGWGFGDDDVEQAGINPADHRRFLTDFYTGSFEESFARGSKFQEDPDTGQARVSGTCASLCGLEKAIEENDETAIDLAIKRVLLLHGVIMTIGGVPLIYLGDEIASLNDYSFLEDPDKSEDSRWLHRSPFDWKKAESRWDIESIPGRVYNGIARLITLRHQNPAFTRADTDIFDPGNDRVFAYFRVHENHTSLVFANFSAETQLIDAKRLRQLGMRKSMADLLTGRTILAAKHLELAPYQFCVLARSGG; encoded by the coding sequence ATGACCACACCGCCAGCGGAAGAAGAACGGATTATGCGGCGGCGGGTAACCGCCACGTTGGAACGGATCCTGCCCCGGTTGCAGGCGCAGTTTGAGTCGCAGATCGACCCGGACGCCTGGGCGGGCTACGAGGATCGGCTCCGCCGGAACTTTGATCGCCTTTTTCGCAGCCTCCATTACCTCTACGGGCGGGAATACGACTTTTTCTACCACGTGGAGGCGATTCTGGCCGCCGCCACACGCTACTGGATCGAGCGGGCGCCCCAGTTGAAGGCGCTCGACGCCCTGCGCGAGCACGACCCGCACTGGTACCAGTCCCACCGCGTCGTGGGCGCGATGTGCTACGTGGATCTCTTCGCGGAGGATCTCAAGGGGCTCATCCGGCGCATCCCGTACCTGGCGGACCTGGGCATCACCTACCTGCACCTCATGCCGGTCTTCAAGACGCCGGTGGGCGACAACGACGGCGGCTACGCGGTGAGCAGCTACCGGGAAGTGAGCCCGGATCTGGGCACGATGGACGATATCGAGCACCTGGCCTCGGAGTTGCGTCAGCGCGGGATTTCGCTTGTGCTGGACTTCGTCTTCAACCACACCTCCGACGAGCACCAGTGGGCCAAACGCGCCCTGGCCGGCGACGAAGACTACCAGGCCTACTACCGCATGTATCCCGACCGGACGATGCCGGACGCGTACGAGAAGAGCATTGCGACGGTGTTTCCGGACGAGTTCCCCGGGTGCTTCAGCTACCGCAACCCGATCCGGAAATGGGTGTGGACCTCGTTTTACAACTTTCAGTGGGACCTGAATTACGAAAACCCCGAGGTGTTCCGCGGGATGATGGAGGAGATGCTCTTCCTCGCCAACCGCGGCGTCGAGGCCCTGCGCCTGGACGCCATTGCGTTTACGTGGAAGGAAATCGGCACCGGCTGCCAGAACCTCGAAGGGGCGCACCGGCTTGTGCAGGCCTTCAATGCGCTCAAGGACATTGCCGCGCCGGCCATGGTGTTCAAGTCCGAAGCCATCGTCCACCCCGACGAGGTCCGGAAGTACATCAGCCTCGACAAGTGCGAGCTGTCGTACAACCCCCAGCTGATGGCCCTGCTCTGGGAGGCCCTGGCCACGCAGGATTGCCGCATCCTCCGCCGCGCCATGCGCCACCGCTTCCAGATTGACGACGGCTGCGCCTGGGTGAACTACGTCCGCTGTCACGACGACATCGGCTGGGGCTTCGGCGACGACGATGTGGAGCAGGCGGGCATTAACCCCGCCGATCACCGCCGCTTCCTTACCGATTTCTACACGGGCAGCTTTGAGGAGAGCTTCGCGCGCGGGTCCAAGTTTCAGGAGGACCCGGACACCGGCCAGGCCCGCGTCTCGGGCACCTGCGCCTCGCTGTGCGGCCTGGAAAAAGCCATCGAAGAGAACGACGAGACCGCCATCGACCTGGCGATCAAGCGCGTCCTGCTGTTGCACGGCGTCATCATGACGATCGGCGGCGTACCGCTGATCTACCTGGGCGACGAAATCGCCTCGCTCAATGACTACAGCTTCCTCGAGGACCCGGACAAATCGGAGGACAGCCGCTGGCTGCACCGATCGCCCTTTGACTGGAAAAAGGCGGAAAGCCGCTGGGATATCGAGAGCATCCCCGGGCGGGTGTACAACGGCATTGCGCGCCTAATCACCCTGCGCCACCAGAACCCCGCGTTCACCCGCGCCGACACCGACATCTTCGACCCCGGCAACGACAGGGTCTTCGCCTACTTCCGCGTCCACGAGAACCACACGTCTCTCGTATTTGCGAATTTCAGCGCGGAGACCCA